In uncultured Draconibacterium sp., a genomic segment contains:
- a CDS encoding single-stranded DNA-binding protein produces the protein MSVNKVILIGNVGKDPEVRHLDSGVAVANFPLATSESYNSKSGERVTTTEWHNIVLWRGLAEVAEKYVTKGRQLYIEGRIRTRSYDDKDGNKRYVTEIYGDQMTMLGNRADNMGSPDQGGAMQNSGAVSTPQVSQPDIEEPEGDEDLPF, from the coding sequence ATGTCAGTAAATAAAGTAATTCTTATTGGAAACGTAGGAAAAGATCCTGAAGTACGTCACCTTGATTCGGGTGTTGCAGTAGCTAATTTCCCATTGGCAACATCAGAAAGTTACAACTCGAAAAGCGGTGAGCGTGTTACCACAACCGAGTGGCACAATATTGTATTGTGGAGAGGATTAGCCGAAGTGGCTGAAAAATATGTTACCAAAGGCCGCCAATTGTATATCGAGGGACGAATAAGAACCCGCTCATACGACGACAAAGACGGTAACAAACGTTACGTTACTGAAATTTATGGCGACCAAATGACAATGCTTGGCAACCGGGCTGATAACATGGGTTCGCCAGATCAGGGCGGAGCAATGCAAAACTCCGGTGCCGTATCCACTCCTCAGGTTTCGCAACCCGACATTGAAGAACCGGAGGGAGACGAGGATCTTCCATTCTAA
- a CDS encoding protein-disulfide reductase DsbD domain-containing protein has protein sequence MKKLIFALGFIAVAAFAQAQMIVPVKWDVEIKPLKGGNQYEIVATAKIDMGFKLYGVNMEDGGPVKTSFNFETLENCKEFGKAVEVTPSHTMHDKIFDMEVTYFKDKAVLSHKVWVTEKPAKVAGYIQWMSCNDEMCTPPTDEEFEFVIK, from the coding sequence ATGAAAAAACTGATTTTCGCACTGGGATTTATTGCTGTTGCAGCGTTCGCCCAGGCACAAATGATTGTTCCTGTAAAATGGGACGTAGAAATTAAACCATTAAAAGGTGGTAATCAGTATGAGATTGTTGCTACGGCAAAAATCGATATGGGTTTTAAACTTTATGGTGTAAACATGGAAGATGGCGGCCCGGTTAAAACCTCGTTTAATTTCGAGACACTGGAGAACTGCAAAGAGTTTGGAAAGGCTGTTGAAGTTACACCATCGCATACAATGCACGACAAAATTTTTGATATGGAGGTAACTTATTTTAAAGACAAGGCTGTTCTTTCGCACAAAGTGTGGGTAACTGAAAAGCCTGCTAAAGTTGCCGGTTATATCCAATGGATGAGTTGCAACGACGAAATGTGCACTCCTCCAACCGATGAAGAATTTGAGTTTGTGATCAAGTAA
- the mutY gene encoding A/G-specific adenine glycosylase yields the protein MDNFHTNIYNWYNINKRDLPWRKDRNPYKIWLSEIILQQTRVEQGKNYFYRFAENFPTVNDLANAHEDEVLKLWQGLGYYSRARNLHASAKIIASQYNGTFPNDYKSILALKGVGPYTAAAVASIAFNLPYPAVDGNIYRVLSRYYGIETPIDSSAGKKEFQQLAEELIQGQDPGMHNQALMEFGALQCVPKSPKCENCPLVDSCFAFKKGLISQLPVKEKKTKQRHRYFYYYLYDMGDSILLDKRSGNDIWQNLYQLPLIEHEKALTDSELLKADHPVKLSQVNIKTISGQKKHVLSHQIIHAKLIYLEVQSNFNNPLPLIRVNKKDISKFAVSRLVEQFLHEAGLGL from the coding sequence ATGGACAATTTTCATACCAACATTTACAATTGGTACAATATAAATAAGCGTGATTTACCATGGCGGAAAGACCGTAATCCTTATAAGATTTGGCTCTCGGAAATCATACTTCAGCAAACGCGCGTTGAGCAGGGCAAAAATTACTTTTACCGCTTTGCAGAGAACTTTCCCACGGTAAATGATTTGGCCAATGCCCACGAAGACGAGGTGCTAAAACTCTGGCAGGGACTGGGTTACTATTCGCGTGCCCGAAACCTGCATGCTTCGGCAAAAATTATTGCATCGCAATACAACGGAACTTTCCCCAACGATTATAAAAGCATTTTAGCACTAAAAGGAGTTGGCCCTTATACCGCTGCTGCTGTTGCATCCATTGCATTCAACCTGCCCTACCCGGCGGTTGATGGTAATATATACAGGGTACTTTCGCGATATTATGGAATTGAGACACCGATTGACTCGTCGGCAGGTAAAAAAGAGTTTCAGCAGTTGGCCGAAGAACTTATACAAGGTCAGGATCCGGGCATGCACAACCAGGCGCTTATGGAATTTGGCGCTTTGCAGTGTGTTCCTAAATCGCCAAAATGCGAAAATTGCCCGCTTGTTGATTCCTGTTTTGCGTTTAAAAAAGGGTTAATTAGCCAACTTCCGGTAAAAGAAAAAAAGACCAAACAACGTCACCGCTATTTTTATTATTACCTATACGATATGGGCGATTCAATTTTGCTGGATAAAAGATCGGGTAACGATATCTGGCAAAACCTGTATCAATTACCGCTGATTGAGCACGAAAAAGCACTTACAGATTCGGAGTTGTTAAAAGCAGATCACCCGGTAAAATTGTCGCAGGTTAATATTAAAACTATAAGCGGGCAAAAAAAGCATGTTTTGAGCCACCAGATTATTCACGCAAAATTGATATATCTTGAAGTTCAGTCCAATTTTAATAATCCGTTGCCTCTAATTCGGGTAAATAAAAAAGATATTTCTAAATTTGCTGTATCCCGACTGGTTGAACAGTTTTTACATGAGGCCGGATTGGGACTATAA
- the gldE gene encoding gliding motility-associated protein GldE, protein METEPLLSLAAIGSWQIQLHPISPGIIVSIIIVLFLLLTSALISGSEVAYFSLSASEKHKLRHKGKNNERVLHNLESPEKLLATILVTNNFVNIGIVILTAFISNELVSFVNAPTLQFIFQVVVITFFLLLFGEIFPKVYATHFALRFALFMALPLQTLEKLFRPINAILIHSTGFVNRRLLKHKKNISMNDISQALELTSDHELSDEKEILEGIVKFGNKSVEEIMTPRVDVVSIDIKANFDEVLEIINDSGYSRIPVYIDSFDEISGLLYIKDILQHSHKNKTFKWQTLIRPPFYVPDTKKISSLLEEFQKTKVHIAIVVDEYGGTSGIVSLEDILEEIVGDITDEFDDEESFFTQLSENSYLFDAKILLGDFYRAVNCDDTIFNEVKGDADTLAGLILEIKGEIPSLKEQVKCKTFTFTIEEVDNRRIKQIKVVINK, encoded by the coding sequence TTGGAAACAGAACCGCTTTTAAGTTTAGCCGCTATCGGCTCCTGGCAAATTCAACTACACCCTATCAGTCCCGGAATAATAGTTTCAATTATTATCGTATTGTTTTTACTATTGACTTCGGCACTGATAAGTGGATCTGAGGTGGCTTACTTTTCGTTGTCGGCCAGCGAAAAACACAAACTAAGACACAAAGGCAAAAACAACGAGCGCGTTTTGCACAACCTCGAAAGCCCGGAAAAACTTCTGGCGACCATACTGGTAACCAACAACTTTGTAAACATTGGCATTGTAATACTAACGGCGTTTATTTCAAACGAATTAGTATCGTTTGTGAATGCACCAACATTGCAGTTCATCTTCCAGGTGGTAGTCATTACCTTTTTCCTGTTGCTTTTTGGCGAGATCTTTCCAAAAGTTTATGCAACGCATTTTGCTTTACGCTTTGCCCTGTTTATGGCATTGCCACTACAAACGCTCGAAAAGTTATTTCGCCCGATAAATGCGATTTTGATCCACTCAACCGGATTTGTTAACCGCCGCCTGCTAAAACACAAAAAAAATATCTCGATGAATGATATTTCGCAGGCGCTTGAGTTGACATCCGACCATGAACTTTCGGATGAAAAAGAGATTTTGGAGGGAATTGTAAAATTCGGGAATAAAAGCGTTGAAGAAATTATGACTCCACGCGTTGATGTGGTTTCCATCGATATAAAAGCAAATTTTGATGAGGTCCTGGAAATTATAAACGATTCGGGCTACTCGCGAATTCCGGTTTACATTGATTCGTTCGACGAAATTAGCGGTCTGTTGTACATTAAAGATATACTTCAACACAGCCATAAAAACAAAACATTTAAATGGCAGACTTTAATTCGGCCACCGTTTTATGTGCCCGACACCAAAAAGATCAGTTCGCTTTTGGAAGAATTTCAGAAAACCAAAGTTCACATTGCCATTGTTGTTGATGAGTACGGAGGAACTTCAGGCATTGTGTCGCTTGAAGATATTCTGGAGGAAATCGTTGGCGATATTACCGATGAGTTTGATGATGAAGAAAGTTTCTTTACCCAACTGTCGGAAAACTCTTACTTGTTCGACGCTAAGATTTTACTGGGTGATTTTTACCGGGCTGTAAATTGCGACGACACTATTTTTAACGAAGTAAAAGGTGATGCTGATACGCTGGCCGGCCTTATTCTTGAAATAAAAGGTGAGATACCTTCGTTAAAAGAACAGGTTAAATGCAAAACATTCACATTTACTATCGAAGAGGTTGATAACCGCCGGATTAAACAAATCAAGGTTGTTATAAACAAGTAG
- a CDS encoding Rne/Rng family ribonuclease has protein sequence MSSDLIIDVTPSEIVIALQEKKKLAELSRERSGAKFAVGDIYLGKVKKIMPSLNAAFIDVGYSKDAFLHYLDMGPQFATLNKFLRMASSRKNKISSISRIHSEPDINKEGKVNELLKVGQKILVQVAKEPINTKGPRLTSEISIAGRNLVLMPFSDKISVSQKIRSTEEKNRLKKLIQSIKPRKYGVIIRTVAEGKKVAELDKELRRLVEKWETTFQKLSRAQAPSLIIGEIDRTTALLRDIYHPDFNSIIVNDQSVATEIADYIGSIQADKKKIVKYYKGRQPIFEHYGIDKQIKASFGKTVSFKDGAYLIVEHTEAFHVIDVNSGNRARAGNDQEKNALEVNLAACDEIARQLRLRDMGGIIVIDFIDMHVAANRQKVNDHMKEIMADDRTKHNILPLSKFCLMQITRQRVRPEEKVETAESCPTCKGSGKVVPTVLFADDIDGKVNYALKELNKKKLNLKVHPYTAAYLTKGWKSRQNKWFFKYLKWVSIEAVNSYSYLEYHFFDENEEEIIL, from the coding sequence GTGAGTAGCGATTTAATAATTGATGTAACTCCATCCGAAATTGTTATTGCCTTACAGGAAAAGAAGAAGCTTGCAGAACTATCAAGAGAGAGAAGCGGGGCAAAATTCGCTGTCGGAGATATATACCTCGGCAAAGTTAAAAAAATTATGCCCAGTTTAAATGCTGCTTTTATCGATGTAGGCTACAGTAAAGATGCTTTTTTACATTACCTCGACATGGGGCCACAATTCGCCACGCTGAATAAATTCCTGCGAATGGCCTCATCACGAAAAAACAAAATTTCTTCTATCTCAAGGATTCATTCCGAACCCGACATTAATAAAGAAGGTAAAGTAAACGAGCTGCTAAAAGTTGGTCAGAAAATTTTGGTTCAGGTAGCAAAAGAACCAATTAATACAAAAGGCCCGCGGTTAACATCCGAAATCTCCATTGCAGGGAGGAATTTAGTTTTAATGCCATTTAGCGACAAAATATCAGTGTCGCAAAAAATCCGGTCAACCGAAGAAAAAAACAGGTTGAAAAAACTGATCCAGAGTATTAAACCCCGCAAATATGGAGTAATAATCCGCACTGTAGCAGAAGGTAAAAAAGTAGCAGAACTCGACAAAGAGCTTCGACGTTTGGTTGAAAAGTGGGAAACCACCTTTCAAAAACTTAGCAGAGCACAGGCACCATCGCTGATAATTGGCGAGATTGACCGAACAACAGCTTTGCTGCGCGATATTTATCATCCCGACTTCAACAGCATTATTGTAAACGACCAATCGGTAGCGACAGAAATTGCCGATTACATAGGTAGCATTCAGGCCGACAAGAAGAAGATAGTTAAATACTACAAAGGACGTCAGCCAATTTTCGAACACTACGGCATCGATAAACAAATTAAAGCCTCGTTCGGAAAAACCGTATCATTTAAAGATGGTGCCTATTTAATCGTAGAACACACCGAAGCGTTTCATGTAATTGATGTAAACAGCGGGAATCGCGCACGGGCCGGCAACGACCAGGAAAAAAATGCCCTGGAAGTAAACCTGGCTGCCTGCGACGAAATAGCAAGACAATTACGGTTGCGAGACATGGGAGGAATCATTGTAATTGATTTCATCGACATGCATGTCGCGGCCAATCGCCAGAAAGTGAACGATCACATGAAGGAGATTATGGCCGACGACCGGACCAAGCACAACATTCTTCCACTAAGTAAGTTTTGCCTGATGCAAATTACCAGGCAAAGAGTTCGTCCGGAAGAAAAAGTTGAGACTGCCGAGAGCTGTCCAACTTGTAAAGGAAGTGGAAAAGTTGTGCCTACTGTGTTATTTGCCGACGATATCGACGGTAAAGTAAACTACGCGCTAAAGGAATTGAACAAGAAGAAATTGAATCTGAAAGTTCATCCTTATACAGCTGCTTATCTCACAAAAGGTTGGAAAAGCCGCCAAAATAAGTGGTTTTTCAAGTACCTGAAATGGGTAAGTATTGAAGCTGTAAATTCATATTCCTATCTGGAATATCATTTTTTTGATGAGAATGAAGAAGAAATTATTTTATAA
- a CDS encoding cytochrome c biogenesis protein CcdA produces MKRILFTVFLLTTALLGFSQIVEPVKWSFSQNKISANEFELVFTAKMEEGWHMYSTDLPEGGPIKTSFYFENLENAELVGEPTPNKAVTEEFDQSFQMDLRWFEEEVTFTQKVKVSGTGTVGGYVEFMSCNDETCTPPMEAEFSFELEGGTQQTADVATTADSSNRNYWSIFFLAFVGGLAALLTPCVFPMIPMTVSFFTKQSKTKAKGIRNGIWYGISIILIYVILGTVVTAVFGAESLNSLSTNPWFNLFFALLLFVFAFSFMGAFEIVLPSSWVNAVDKKADKGGLLGIFFMAFALALVSFSCTGPIVGALIVEAARSGGLAPVVGMLGFSLALAIPFALFAAFPGWLNSLPKSGGWLNSVKVVLGFLEFAFAFKFLSIADMVLDLHILEREVYIAIWIAIFMGLALYLWGKIKLPHDSPTTHLPVSRFVLGTMVFAFVIYMIPGLWGAPVKLISGFPPPVDYAESPLGVGRTQPAGAVATGHSSGTMAAGMHIGPHGIPLFDDYDKALAHARETGKPLLIDFTGKGCTNCRKMEDNVWVEQEVKNMFLEDFVVVSLYVDLKTKLPEEEQYVSETTGRKVRSVGNKWTDFQISRYNRNTQPYYVILDNNEKELVDGYGYDPDADDFIEWLNSGLKEYKN; encoded by the coding sequence ATGAAACGCATACTGTTTACGGTCTTTTTACTAACAACAGCTTTACTGGGCTTTTCACAAATTGTTGAGCCGGTAAAATGGAGTTTTTCTCAAAACAAAATTTCAGCCAACGAGTTTGAGTTGGTTTTCACCGCAAAAATGGAAGAAGGTTGGCACATGTACTCAACTGATCTGCCGGAAGGTGGTCCGATAAAAACCAGTTTCTATTTTGAAAACCTTGAAAATGCAGAACTGGTAGGAGAGCCAACTCCGAATAAAGCAGTTACAGAAGAGTTCGACCAAAGCTTTCAGATGGATTTGCGATGGTTTGAAGAGGAAGTAACCTTTACGCAAAAAGTAAAAGTATCGGGAACAGGAACTGTTGGCGGGTATGTTGAGTTTATGAGTTGTAACGACGAAACCTGCACTCCACCTATGGAAGCTGAGTTTTCATTCGAATTAGAAGGAGGTACGCAACAAACTGCAGATGTCGCAACAACTGCAGACAGCAGCAACAGAAACTACTGGAGTATTTTCTTTCTTGCATTCGTAGGAGGTTTGGCAGCTTTGCTAACTCCTTGTGTTTTCCCGATGATACCAATGACGGTAAGCTTTTTTACCAAACAAAGTAAAACCAAAGCCAAAGGTATCCGAAACGGAATTTGGTACGGAATATCAATCATTCTTATTTATGTGATACTCGGTACAGTAGTAACTGCCGTGTTTGGTGCGGAGAGTTTAAACAGTCTTTCTACCAACCCTTGGTTTAACCTGTTTTTTGCCTTGTTGCTTTTTGTTTTTGCCTTCTCGTTTATGGGGGCTTTCGAAATTGTATTGCCCAGCAGCTGGGTAAATGCAGTCGACAAAAAAGCAGACAAAGGTGGTTTACTGGGCATATTCTTTATGGCTTTTGCTTTGGCACTGGTTTCATTCTCGTGTACCGGACCGATTGTTGGCGCCCTGATTGTTGAAGCAGCACGAAGCGGTGGTCTGGCACCGGTGGTTGGGATGTTGGGATTTTCATTGGCACTGGCCATTCCATTTGCCTTATTCGCGGCTTTCCCGGGATGGTTGAACTCGTTACCAAAATCAGGTGGCTGGTTAAATTCGGTGAAAGTTGTATTGGGTTTCCTTGAGTTTGCTTTTGCTTTCAAGTTCTTGTCGATTGCCGATATGGTGCTTGATCTGCATATCCTCGAGCGTGAAGTTTACATTGCGATCTGGATTGCCATTTTTATGGGACTGGCATTGTACTTATGGGGAAAAATAAAACTACCGCACGATTCGCCAACAACGCATTTGCCGGTATCGCGTTTTGTTTTAGGAACTATGGTATTTGCTTTTGTAATTTATATGATCCCCGGTTTGTGGGGAGCACCGGTGAAACTGATTAGTGGATTCCCACCGCCGGTCGACTATGCCGAATCGCCACTTGGTGTTGGACGTACACAACCTGCCGGTGCAGTTGCTACCGGTCATTCATCAGGAACAATGGCTGCAGGAATGCACATTGGACCACACGGAATTCCATTGTTCGACGATTACGATAAAGCACTCGCACATGCCCGCGAAACCGGGAAACCCTTACTGATTGATTTTACGGGAAAAGGTTGTACCAACTGCCGGAAAATGGAGGACAACGTTTGGGTAGAGCAGGAAGTGAAAAATATGTTTCTGGAAGATTTTGTGGTTGTGTCGTTGTATGTTGATCTGAAAACAAAACTACCGGAAGAAGAACAATATGTTTCGGAAACTACCGGAAGAAAAGTGAGATCGGTAGGGAATAAATGGACGGATTTCCAGATTTCGAGATACAATAGAAATACACAGCCGTATTATGTGATATTGGATAACAATGAAAAGGAATTGGTAGATGGTTACGGATACGATCCTGACGCCGATGATTTTATTGAATGGTTGAACAGTGGATTAAAAGAATATAAAAACTAA
- a CDS encoding helix-turn-helix transcriptional regulator produces the protein MELKKLVYIILSLFIVSSSSALEIKGTIDLSEQWQPKVFLALLNSPNDIFVASPDFIIAETFINPDGSFEINTQSVPDDERFYRLYLVQGDNASVEFSATQNKNYFHLLLNRQSEIELSATTRNNSLEVTELSGSDDTKAIFDFDDKFQEQSSELSGQLPKAQSTFLSQELETFIHTVVADAANPYVGLYALYHIEDKETDFLRNSDFYFNFQKRLEDELPVTPYTEAYSALLDELIGFREFVCEMPGVQPKWKDWLMIIEAVIILVLLIILIGGYHHLKKIRKRENDPVNNLKPQYEALTLKQQEILGLLAAGKTNKEIAQELFVELSTVKTHINNIYRQLGVSTRKDAVDFHNSVKNQN, from the coding sequence ATGGAGTTAAAAAAACTGGTCTATATCATTCTTTCTCTTTTTATTGTAAGTTCCTCAAGCGCACTGGAAATAAAAGGTACGATCGATTTATCGGAACAGTGGCAGCCCAAGGTTTTTCTGGCTTTGCTAAATTCACCCAATGATATTTTTGTAGCCTCGCCTGATTTTATTATTGCCGAAACTTTTATAAATCCTGATGGCAGTTTTGAGATCAATACGCAGTCGGTACCTGACGATGAGCGTTTTTACCGTCTGTATCTGGTGCAGGGCGATAATGCCTCGGTAGAATTCAGTGCAACCCAAAACAAAAACTATTTTCATTTGCTGTTAAACCGGCAGTCGGAAATTGAGCTGAGTGCTACAACTCGCAACAATTCTCTGGAAGTAACAGAATTAAGCGGAAGCGATGATACAAAAGCAATTTTTGATTTTGATGATAAGTTTCAGGAGCAAAGCAGCGAATTAAGTGGCCAGTTGCCAAAAGCACAAAGTACTTTCCTGTCTCAGGAACTCGAAACCTTTATTCATACAGTAGTGGCCGATGCCGCTAATCCTTATGTTGGGCTTTATGCCTTGTATCACATCGAGGATAAAGAGACCGACTTTTTACGAAACAGCGATTTCTACTTTAACTTTCAAAAGCGTTTGGAAGACGAACTTCCGGTAACGCCATACACCGAAGCCTATTCCGCCTTATTGGATGAATTGATTGGCTTTCGTGAGTTTGTTTGCGAAATGCCCGGCGTGCAACCAAAATGGAAAGACTGGTTGATGATAATTGAAGCGGTGATTATTTTAGTTCTTCTGATCATTTTGATTGGGGGGTACCATCATTTAAAGAAAATTCGAAAGCGGGAAAACGATCCGGTAAACAATTTGAAACCGCAGTATGAAGCTTTAACCCTGAAACAACAGGAAATATTAGGGCTTTTAGCAGCCGGAAAGACCAACAAGGAAATTGCCCAGGAACTTTTTGTGGAATTAAGTACCGTAAAAACGCACATCAATAACATCTACAGGCAGTTGGGCGTGTCAACGCGAAAAGATGCCGTCGACTTTCATAACTCCGTTAAAAATCAGAATTAG
- a CDS encoding HU family DNA-binding protein has protein sequence MTKADIVNEISKETGIEKVTVQKTVEAFMETVKDSLVDGKNVYLRGFGSFVVKKRAEKTARNISKNTTIIIPAHNIPSFKPAKTFVSEVKNQVKQ, from the coding sequence ATGACTAAGGCAGATATTGTAAATGAAATTTCGAAAGAAACGGGAATTGAAAAGGTAACTGTTCAGAAAACAGTGGAAGCTTTTATGGAAACTGTAAAAGATTCACTGGTTGATGGCAAAAATGTTTATTTAAGAGGTTTTGGTAGTTTTGTTGTTAAGAAAAGAGCAGAGAAAACTGCCCGTAATATTTCTAAAAACACAACCATTATCATTCCTGCGCACAATATTCCTTCGTTTAAACCAGCGAAAACATTTGTATCAGAAGTTAAGAATCAAGTAAAACAATAG
- a CDS encoding aminotransferase class I/II-fold pyridoxal phosphate-dependent enzyme, protein MNKIWERKTQEEIRRIIMEALKGNADYEAHEALGIPASYLDNKVFNKDESFLSMAPFMYAMSKNPNHIGCHTLGTSESFFKGTQAIERELLDICAVDILQGKEGEYDGYVASGGTEANIEAVWIYRNLFKTKHRALNSEIAIVCSEDTHYSLDKAGNLLGLDVYKLPVDERTRELNSKNVETVIKEAMADGKKHFIVNCNMMTTMFGSVDDIDRITSVLTELNCSFKLHVDGAYGGFYYPFSDAESKLTFKNPHISSFTLDAHKMAQAPYGTGIFLVRKNLIENVNTKEASYVEGQDYTLIGSRSGANAIAAWMILSKYGPHGWFEKILILQNRTAWLCNELEKIDIAYFRNQHSNIVTVDASQIDIKTVSKFGLVPDNHHNPKWYKIVVMEHVEIEKLKMLVDDLKK, encoded by the coding sequence ATGAATAAAATTTGGGAGCGAAAAACGCAGGAAGAGATCAGGAGAATTATTATGGAAGCGCTAAAAGGGAATGCGGATTATGAAGCACACGAGGCCCTTGGAATACCAGCTTCTTATCTTGACAATAAGGTGTTTAACAAGGATGAGTCGTTTTTGTCGATGGCCCCTTTTATGTATGCCATGTCAAAAAATCCAAATCATATCGGCTGCCATACATTGGGAACGTCCGAGTCATTTTTTAAGGGGACGCAGGCAATTGAACGCGAATTACTGGATATTTGTGCTGTTGATATTCTTCAGGGAAAAGAGGGAGAATATGATGGTTATGTAGCATCGGGAGGAACAGAAGCAAATATTGAAGCTGTTTGGATCTATCGCAACTTATTTAAAACAAAACACCGCGCATTAAACAGCGAAATTGCCATTGTTTGCAGCGAAGACACACATTACTCGCTCGATAAAGCCGGTAATTTACTGGGGCTCGATGTCTATAAATTACCTGTTGATGAACGAACTCGCGAACTTAATAGCAAGAATGTTGAAACGGTAATAAAGGAGGCAATGGCTGATGGTAAAAAACACTTTATTGTAAACTGTAACATGATGACTACCATGTTTGGATCAGTTGATGATATTGACAGGATTACCAGTGTTTTAACTGAACTGAATTGTAGTTTTAAATTGCATGTTGATGGGGCTTATGGTGGCTTTTATTACCCTTTTTCGGACGCTGAAAGTAAGCTTACATTTAAAAATCCTCACATATCTTCTTTTACACTCGATGCACATAAAATGGCACAGGCTCCTTATGGCACGGGTATTTTTTTGGTAAGAAAGAATTTAATAGAAAACGTAAATACCAAGGAAGCGAGTTACGTGGAAGGGCAGGATTATACCTTAATAGGCAGCCGTTCGGGAGCCAATGCAATTGCCGCCTGGATGATTTTGTCGAAATATGGCCCTCACGGTTGGTTCGAGAAGATTCTGATACTGCAAAACAGAACGGCATGGTTATGCAATGAGCTTGAGAAAATAGATATTGCATATTTCAGAAACCAACATTCAAATATTGTTACTGTTGATGCCAGTCAGATTGATATAAAAACAGTCAGTAAATTTGGTTTGGTGCCTGATAATCACCACAATCCCAAATGGTATAAAATTGTTGTAATGGAACACGTGGAAATTGAGAAACTTAAAATGCTGGTTGACGATTTGAAAAAATAA